Proteins encoded in a region of the Mycolicibacterium chitae genome:
- the hflX gene encoding GTPase HflX produces the protein MTDESRFPVQPTAGELALDDRTALRRVAGLSTELEDISEVEYRQLRLERVVLVGVWTEGSAADAEASLAELAALAKTAGSEVLEGLIQRRDKPDPSTYIGSGKAQELREVVLATGADTVICDGELSPAQLTALEKAVKVKVIDRTALILDIFAQHATSREGKAQVSLAQMEYMLPRLRGWGESMSRQAGGRAGGAGGGVGTRGPGETKIETDRRRIRERMSKLRREIKEMKKIRDTQRGGRRRSDVAAVAIVGYTNAGKSSLLNALTGAGVLVEDALFATLEPTTRRGTFDDGRPFVLTDTVGFVRHLPTQLVEAFQSTLEEVLDADLLVHVVDGSDANPMAQISAVREVVGEVIADHDGRPAPELLVVNKIDAADELALAKLRRALPGAVFVSAHTGEGLERLRQRMGELVEPTDISVDVTIPYDRGDLVARVHEIGRIDATEHTAAGTRIKAQVPAALAAGLSEFATA, from the coding sequence ATGACTGACGAATCGCGTTTTCCCGTCCAGCCCACCGCCGGTGAACTGGCCCTCGACGACCGTACGGCGCTGCGCCGGGTCGCCGGGCTGTCGACCGAACTCGAGGACATCTCCGAGGTCGAGTATCGCCAGCTGCGCCTGGAACGCGTTGTCCTGGTGGGGGTTTGGACCGAAGGCAGCGCCGCCGACGCCGAGGCGAGCCTGGCTGAACTCGCCGCGCTGGCCAAGACCGCCGGCTCCGAGGTGCTCGAGGGGCTGATCCAGCGTCGCGACAAGCCGGATCCGTCGACCTACATCGGTTCCGGCAAGGCCCAGGAACTGCGCGAGGTGGTGTTGGCGACCGGCGCCGACACCGTCATCTGCGACGGCGAACTGTCCCCGGCGCAGCTCACCGCGTTGGAGAAGGCCGTCAAGGTCAAGGTCATCGACCGCACCGCGCTGATCCTCGACATCTTCGCCCAGCACGCCACCAGCCGGGAAGGCAAGGCGCAGGTCTCGCTGGCGCAGATGGAGTACATGCTGCCGCGGCTGCGCGGCTGGGGCGAGTCGATGTCGCGGCAGGCCGGCGGCCGCGCGGGTGGCGCCGGCGGCGGCGTGGGTACTCGCGGTCCCGGTGAAACCAAGATCGAGACCGACCGGCGGCGGATTCGCGAGCGAATGTCCAAGCTGCGTCGCGAGATCAAGGAGATGAAGAAGATCCGCGACACCCAGCGCGGTGGTCGTCGGCGCAGCGATGTGGCCGCGGTGGCCATCGTGGGTTACACCAACGCGGGCAAGTCCAGTCTGCTCAACGCGCTGACCGGGGCCGGGGTGCTGGTCGAGGACGCCTTGTTCGCGACGCTGGAACCCACCACGCGCCGTGGCACTTTCGACGACGGTCGCCCGTTCGTGCTCACCGACACGGTGGGCTTCGTCCGGCATCTGCCCACCCAGTTGGTGGAGGCCTTCCAGTCCACGCTCGAAGAGGTGCTCGACGCCGACCTGCTGGTCCACGTCGTCGACGGTTCGGACGCCAACCCGATGGCGCAGATCTCGGCGGTGCGTGAGGTGGTGGGAGAGGTCATCGCCGACCACGACGGCCGGCCGGCCCCGGAGTTGTTGGTGGTCAACAAGATCGACGCGGCCGACGAGCTGGCGCTGGCCAAGCTGCGCCGCGCGCTACCCGGCGCGGTGTTCGTCTCGGCGCACACCGGTGAGGGACTGGAGCGGTTGCGGCAGCGGATGGGGGAGTTGGTCGAACCCACCGACATCTCCGTCGACGTGACCATTCCGTACGACCGCGGCGACCTGGTGGCGCGGGTGCACGAGATCGGCCGCATCGACGCCACCGAGCACACCGCGGCCGGGACACGGATCAAGGCGCAGG
- the dapF gene encoding diaminopimelate epimerase, with the protein MKFAKGHGTQNDFVLLPDLTAEVALSASAVAALCDRRRGLGADGVLRVTTAGAATAAGMLEALPDGVGADDWFMDYRNADGSIAEMCGNGVRVFAHYLCAAGLESRTEFVVGTRAGARGVVMNAVGAVDAEVTVDMGKANAFGAGAATVGGRRFSGLAVDVGNPHLACVDPTLTGAELAALDVAAPVRFDAAQFPAGVNVEVLTAPVDDAVSMRVHERGVGETRSCGTGTVAAAVAALRHLDADTGTLTVRIPGGAVRVTITEATSYLRGPSVLLAHGELAADWWSAQT; encoded by the coding sequence GTGAAGTTCGCCAAGGGCCACGGCACGCAGAACGACTTCGTGCTGCTGCCGGATCTGACCGCCGAGGTGGCGCTGTCCGCGTCGGCGGTCGCCGCGCTGTGCGATCGCCGCCGCGGGTTGGGCGCCGACGGTGTGCTGCGGGTGACCACCGCCGGCGCCGCGACCGCCGCGGGGATGCTCGAGGCGCTGCCGGACGGGGTCGGCGCCGACGACTGGTTCATGGACTACCGCAACGCCGACGGGTCGATCGCCGAGATGTGCGGCAACGGGGTCCGGGTGTTCGCCCACTACCTGTGCGCGGCCGGCCTGGAGTCCCGCACCGAGTTCGTCGTCGGGACCCGGGCGGGTGCGCGCGGTGTGGTGATGAATGCGGTCGGCGCGGTCGACGCCGAGGTCACGGTGGACATGGGTAAGGCCAATGCGTTCGGGGCCGGCGCGGCCACCGTCGGGGGCCGACGGTTCAGCGGGTTGGCCGTCGACGTCGGGAACCCGCATCTGGCCTGTGTGGACCCGACGCTGACCGGTGCGGAACTCGCCGCGCTGGACGTCGCGGCGCCGGTGCGCTTCGACGCCGCGCAGTTTCCCGCCGGCGTCAACGTCGAGGTGCTCACCGCGCCCGTCGACGACGCGGTGAGCATGCGCGTGCACGAACGCGGCGTGGGGGAGACCCGGTCCTGCGGCACGGGCACGGTGGCCGCCGCGGTGGCCGCGCTGCGTCATCTCGACGCCGATACCGGGACGTTGACGGTGCGGATCCCCGGCGGTGCGGTGCGGGTCACCATCACCGAGGCGACCAGCTACCTGCGCGGCCCGTCGGTACTGCTGGCACACGGCGAGTTGGCCGCCGACTGGTGGAGCGCGCAGACTTGA
- the miaA gene encoding tRNA (adenosine(37)-N6)-dimethylallyltransferase MiaA, translated as MRPIAVIGPTGTGKSDLALDLAERLGGEVVNADAMQLYRGMDIGTAKLPVDDRRGIPHHQLDVLDVVETATVARYQAAAAADVEAIAARGGPPVIVGGSMLYLQSLLDDWAFPATDPAVRGRWEQRLAEIGTAALHAELSHRDPAAAAAIRPTDGRRIVRALEVIELTGQPFAASAPTIGAAPRWDTAIIGLDWDTELLDERLRLRTAAMFDGGLVEEVRGLCEVGLRDGVTAARALGYAQVLADLDAGGDGDGAREPTFIGTRRYVRRQRSWFRRDPRVRWLDGSADDLLGQALSVWRHVS; from the coding sequence GTGAGACCCATCGCGGTGATCGGACCCACCGGCACCGGCAAGTCCGACCTGGCGCTGGACCTGGCCGAACGCCTGGGCGGGGAGGTCGTCAACGCCGACGCCATGCAGCTGTACCGCGGGATGGACATCGGCACCGCGAAGCTGCCGGTCGATGACCGCCGCGGGATCCCGCACCATCAACTCGACGTGCTCGACGTCGTCGAGACCGCCACCGTCGCGCGGTATCAGGCCGCCGCGGCGGCCGACGTGGAGGCGATCGCCGCGCGCGGCGGCCCGCCGGTGATCGTCGGTGGCTCCATGCTCTACCTCCAATCGCTGCTGGATGACTGGGCGTTCCCGGCGACCGACCCGGCGGTGCGCGGACGCTGGGAGCAGCGGCTGGCCGAGATCGGCACGGCCGCGCTGCACGCCGAACTGTCCCACCGCGACCCCGCGGCCGCGGCGGCCATCCGTCCCACCGACGGGCGCCGGATCGTGCGCGCGCTCGAGGTCATCGAGCTCACCGGCCAACCCTTCGCCGCCTCGGCCCCCACCATCGGCGCGGCACCGCGCTGGGACACCGCGATCATCGGATTGGACTGGGACACCGAACTTCTCGACGAACGGCTGCGGCTGCGCACCGCCGCGATGTTCGACGGCGGCCTGGTCGAGGAGGTGCGCGGCCTGTGCGAGGTGGGGCTGCGCGACGGCGTCACCGCCGCCCGGGCGCTGGGCTACGCCCAGGTGCTCGCCGACCTCGACGCCGGTGGCGACGGGGACGGCGCCCGCGAGCCCACGTTCATCGGTACCCGCCGCTACGTCCGGCGCCAGCGGTCGTGGTTCCGTCGCGACCCTCGGGTCCGTTGGCTCGACGGGTCGGCCGACGATCTGCTCGGTCAGGCCCTGAGCGTGTGGCGGCACGTATCCTGA
- a CDS encoding DMT family transporter: MAKADIAALLALAAAVFIALGDVVHQRSAHQVTDAEIGRSGLFLRLLRDRVWWLGSAVAAVGFALQAAALGLGSVLLVQAVLVTSLLFALPLSARAARRRVTGSEWTWAVLLAASVVVIVTVGNPTAGQTRASAHGWAVVAAVLVPLLGLGLWGARRFGGSVRAVLLALVSGALWGVFAVLTKTVVGLLGAGIPALLRAPELYAWVVVAVAGTVWQQSSFRAGAITASLPAMTIAEPLVASVLGIALLGETLHPGESGWLVLAAAVATVVVATVALARGEARTTSGAGAR, translated from the coding sequence ATGGCCAAAGCCGACATCGCCGCGCTGTTGGCGCTCGCCGCGGCCGTGTTCATCGCCCTCGGCGACGTGGTTCATCAACGTTCGGCGCACCAGGTCACGGACGCCGAGATCGGTCGATCGGGGCTGTTCCTGCGGTTGCTGCGCGACCGGGTCTGGTGGCTCGGCAGCGCCGTGGCGGCCGTCGGGTTCGCCCTGCAGGCCGCCGCGCTGGGCCTGGGTTCGGTGCTGCTGGTGCAGGCGGTCCTGGTCACCTCGCTGCTGTTCGCGCTGCCGCTGAGCGCCCGCGCGGCGCGTCGGCGCGTGACCGGTTCCGAATGGACCTGGGCGGTGCTGCTGGCGGCGTCGGTCGTCGTCATCGTCACGGTCGGCAACCCGACGGCCGGCCAGACCCGCGCGTCGGCGCACGGCTGGGCTGTGGTCGCCGCAGTACTGGTGCCGCTGCTGGGGCTCGGACTGTGGGGCGCACGGCGGTTCGGCGGGTCGGTGCGCGCGGTCCTGCTGGCGTTGGTCTCCGGCGCGCTGTGGGGGGTGTTCGCGGTGCTGACCAAGACCGTGGTGGGTTTGCTCGGCGCCGGGATCCCGGCGCTGCTGCGGGCCCCGGAGCTCTACGCCTGGGTGGTCGTGGCCGTCGCCGGCACGGTCTGGCAACAGTCGTCGTTCCGGGCCGGGGCCATCACCGCGTCGCTGCCGGCGATGACCATCGCCGAACCGCTGGTGGCCTCGGTGCTGGGCATTGCGCTGCTCGGCGAGACGCTGCACCCGGGCGAATCGGGCTGGCTGGTCCTGGCCGCGGCGGTGGCGACCGTGGTGGTCGCGACCGTCGCGCTGGCCCGCGGGGAGGCGAGGACCACCAGCGGCGCCGGGGCCCGATAG
- a CDS encoding DUF349 domain-containing protein, with protein MTTQDPTHGETSPTPAPRPTPAPRPMPGPTPRPGPRPGPHPAAAVPVVPSSDPHQFGRVDDDGTVWLISSAGERVIGSWQAGDAEAAFAHFGRRFEDLATEVTLMETRLESGTGDARKIKAAAATLAETLPTASVLGDIDALAARLAKIAEHAESAAAEEKAKREEHRAAQTARKEALAAEAEELAANGTQWKAAGDRLRAILDEWKTITGLDRKTDDALWKRYSTARETFNRRRGSHFAELDRERAGARQAKEKLCERAEALSGSTDWGPTSGAFRDLLTEWKAAGRASKEVDDALWRRFKAAQDTFFSARNAVTAERDAEFKANAAAKEALLVEAEKIDTSNADAARAAFRALGDKWDAVGKVPRERTDLERRLRAVEKKVRDAAEAGWTDPQAQARAEQFRDRVAQYEKQAAKAEAAGRTKEAEEARANAEQWRQWAAAAEGALTKKR; from the coding sequence ATGACCACACAAGATCCGACGCACGGCGAAACGTCCCCGACCCCGGCCCCACGGCCGACCCCGGCCCCACGGCCGATGCCGGGCCCGACCCCGAGGCCCGGGCCGCGGCCGGGACCCCACCCGGCGGCGGCCGTCCCGGTGGTGCCGTCGAGTGACCCGCATCAGTTCGGCCGCGTCGACGACGACGGCACGGTGTGGCTGATCAGCTCGGCCGGTGAGCGGGTCATCGGGTCGTGGCAGGCCGGCGACGCCGAGGCCGCGTTCGCGCACTTCGGTCGGCGCTTCGAGGACCTGGCCACCGAGGTCACGCTGATGGAGACCCGGCTGGAGTCCGGTACCGGCGACGCCCGCAAGATCAAGGCCGCCGCGGCGACGCTGGCCGAAACCTTGCCCACGGCCAGCGTGCTGGGCGATATCGACGCGCTGGCGGCGCGGCTGGCCAAGATCGCCGAACACGCCGAGTCCGCGGCCGCCGAGGAGAAGGCCAAGCGCGAGGAGCACCGCGCCGCGCAGACCGCCCGCAAGGAGGCCCTGGCCGCCGAAGCCGAGGAACTGGCCGCCAACGGCACCCAGTGGAAGGCCGCCGGCGACCGGTTGCGCGCGATCCTCGACGAGTGGAAGACCATCACGGGTCTGGACCGAAAGACCGACGACGCGCTGTGGAAGCGCTATTCGACGGCGCGGGAGACGTTCAACCGGCGCCGCGGATCGCACTTCGCCGAGTTGGACCGGGAACGCGCCGGGGCCCGGCAGGCCAAGGAGAAACTCTGCGAGCGCGCCGAGGCGCTGTCGGGATCCACCGACTGGGGCCCCACCAGCGGGGCGTTCCGCGACCTGTTGACCGAGTGGAAGGCCGCGGGGCGCGCGTCCAAGGAGGTCGACGACGCGTTGTGGCGCCGGTTCAAGGCCGCCCAGGACACGTTCTTCTCGGCCCGCAACGCGGTGACCGCCGAACGCGACGCCGAGTTCAAGGCCAACGCCGCGGCCAAGGAGGCCCTGCTGGTCGAGGCCGAGAAGATCGACACGTCCAACGCCGACGCCGCCCGCGCGGCGTTCCGCGCCCTCGGCGACAAGTGGGACGCCGTCGGCAAGGTCCCCCGCGAGCGCACCGATCTGGAGCGGCGACTGCGCGCGGTGGAGAAGAAGGTCCGCGATGCCGCGGAGGCGGGCTGGACCGATCCGCAGGCCCAGGCGCGCGCCGAGCAGTTCCGCGACCGGGTCGCCCAGTACGAGAAGCAGGCCGCCAAGGCCGAGGCCGCGGGCCGCACCAAGGAGGCCGAGGAGGCGCGGGCCAACGCCGAGCAGTGGCGGCAGTGGGCCGCCGCGGCCGAGGGCGCGCTGACCAAGAAGCGCTGA
- a CDS encoding Rv2732c family membrane protein produces MSTQGPDGFEGYRADIEAAERRVAREINPGARALVVAILVFVLLASFILPHTGDARGVDVLLGNAAAQDVGVAMPHRLFAWLALVFGVGFSMLGLLTRRWALAWVALAGSWLAAAVGMLAVWTRQTAAAGDPGPGIGLVIAWVAVILLAFHWARVVWTRTAVQLAAEDARRREAAERQSKGLLDNLPPEEPPANP; encoded by the coding sequence ATGAGCACGCAGGGACCGGACGGATTCGAGGGCTACCGCGCCGACATCGAGGCGGCCGAGCGGCGGGTGGCCCGCGAGATCAACCCGGGCGCAAGGGCTTTGGTGGTCGCCATCCTGGTGTTCGTGCTGCTGGCCTCGTTCATCCTGCCGCACACCGGCGACGCCCGCGGCGTGGACGTGCTGCTGGGCAACGCCGCCGCCCAGGATGTCGGGGTGGCCATGCCGCACCGGTTGTTCGCCTGGTTGGCGCTGGTGTTCGGTGTGGGCTTCTCGATGCTCGGGCTGCTGACCCGGCGCTGGGCGTTGGCCTGGGTGGCGCTGGCCGGGTCCTGGCTGGCCGCGGCCGTCGGCATGCTGGCCGTGTGGACCCGGCAGACCGCGGCGGCGGGGGACCCTGGCCCGGGCATCGGTCTGGTGATCGCCTGGGTGGCCGTGATCCTGCTGGCGTTCCACTGGGCGCGCGTGGTGTGGACGCGCACCGCCGTGCAGTTGGCCGCCGAGGACGCCCGCCGCCGGGAGGCGGCCGAGCGGCAGTCCAAGGGACTCCTGGACAACCTGCCGCCCGAAGAGCCCCCCGCCAACCCCTAG
- the miaB gene encoding tRNA (N6-isopentenyl adenosine(37)-C2)-methylthiotransferase MiaB — MTSACASTTQTPAASAESTRTYQVRTYGCQMNVHDSERLAGLLEAAGYRRAAEGTNADIVVFNTCAVRENADNKLYGNLSHLAPRKQRDPNMQIAVGGCLAQKDRDAVLGRAPWVDVVFGTHNIGSLPALLERARHNREAQVEIAEALEEFPSALPAARESAYAGWVSISVGCNNTCTFCIVPALRGKEVDRRPGDILAEVESLVGQGVLEVTLLGQNVNAYGVSFADPETPRDRGAFAALLRACGRVDGLERVRFTSPHPAEFTDDVIEAMAGTPNVCPTLHMPLQSGSDRVLKAMRRSYRAERFLGIIDRVRAAMPHAAITTDIIVGFPGETEEDFQATLDVVRRAQFASAFTFQYSKRPGTPAADLPDQLPKAVVQERYERLIAVQEEISLQQNTAQLGTTVEILVAAGEGRKDTATARMSGRARDGRLVHFAPGAAAVRPGDVVTTVITGAAPHHLIADGVLLGHRRTRAGDAHEAGLRPRTVGLGLPGLGAPAAAPATSGCSR, encoded by the coding sequence GTGACTTCGGCCTGTGCATCCACGACGCAGACGCCTGCGGCGTCGGCGGAGTCGACCCGCACCTATCAGGTTCGGACCTATGGCTGCCAGATGAACGTCCACGACTCGGAACGGCTGGCGGGCCTGCTCGAGGCCGCCGGGTACCGGCGCGCCGCCGAGGGCACCAACGCCGACATCGTGGTGTTCAACACGTGTGCCGTCCGCGAGAACGCCGACAACAAACTGTACGGAAACCTCAGCCACCTCGCGCCGCGCAAGCAGCGGGACCCGAACATGCAGATCGCGGTCGGGGGCTGCCTGGCGCAGAAGGACCGCGACGCGGTGCTGGGCCGCGCGCCCTGGGTCGACGTGGTGTTCGGCACCCACAACATCGGGTCGCTGCCCGCGCTGCTCGAACGGGCCCGGCACAACCGCGAGGCGCAGGTGGAGATCGCCGAGGCGCTCGAGGAGTTCCCGTCGGCGCTGCCGGCCGCGCGCGAATCCGCTTATGCGGGCTGGGTTTCGATCTCGGTGGGCTGCAACAACACCTGCACCTTCTGCATCGTGCCCGCGCTGCGCGGCAAGGAGGTGGACCGCCGGCCCGGCGACATCCTGGCCGAGGTCGAATCGCTGGTCGGCCAGGGCGTGCTGGAGGTCACCCTGCTGGGCCAGAACGTCAACGCCTACGGCGTGTCGTTCGCCGACCCCGAGACCCCGCGCGACCGCGGCGCCTTCGCCGCGCTGCTGCGCGCGTGCGGCCGCGTCGACGGCCTGGAACGGGTCCGCTTCACCTCGCCGCACCCGGCGGAGTTCACCGACGACGTCATCGAGGCCATGGCCGGCACCCCCAACGTGTGCCCGACGCTGCACATGCCGCTGCAATCCGGTTCCGACCGAGTGCTCAAGGCCATGCGGCGGTCCTATCGCGCCGAGCGGTTCCTCGGGATCATCGACCGGGTGCGCGCCGCGATGCCGCACGCGGCCATCACCACCGACATCATCGTCGGCTTCCCCGGCGAGACCGAGGAGGACTTCCAGGCCACCCTGGACGTGGTGCGGCGCGCGCAGTTCGCCAGCGCGTTCACCTTCCAGTACTCCAAGCGCCCCGGCACGCCGGCCGCCGATCTGCCCGATCAGCTGCCCAAAGCCGTTGTGCAGGAACGTTATGAACGACTCATCGCAGTTCAGGAGGAGATTTCCCTGCAGCAGAACACGGCGCAACTCGGCACCACCGTCGAGATCCTCGTCGCCGCGGGGGAGGGCCGCAAGGACACCGCGACCGCCCGGATGAGCGGACGCGCGCGCGACGGCCGGCTGGTGCACTTCGCGCCCGGCGCCGCCGCGGTCCGTCCCGGCGACGTGGTGACGACGGTCATCACCGGGGCCGCCCCGCATCACCTGATCGCCGACGGCGTGCTGCTCGGGCACCGACGCACCCGCGCCGGCGATGCGCACGAGGCCGGCCTGCGCCCCCGCACCGTCGGCCTCGGATTGCCGGGCCTCGGCGCGCCGGCGGCGGCGCCCGCGACTTCGGGGTGCAGCCGATGA
- a CDS encoding amino acid ABC transporter ATP-binding protein gives MISMRAVNKHFGDLHVLKDIDLEVRRGEVIVVLGPSGSGKSTLCRTINRLEPIDSGTITIDGQELPAEGRQLAELRSDVGMVFQSFNLFAHKTILDNVALAPTKVRKTPKERARTEAMALLERVGVANQADKYPAQLSGGQQQRVAIARSLAMNPKVMLFDEPTSALDPEMINEVLAVMSALADGGMTMLVITHEMGFARRAADRVVFMSDGAIVEDAPPEEFFSRPKTDRAKDFLGKILNH, from the coding sequence ATGATCTCCATGCGTGCGGTCAACAAACACTTCGGTGACCTCCACGTCCTCAAGGACATCGACCTCGAGGTGCGGCGCGGTGAGGTGATCGTCGTGCTGGGGCCCTCGGGCTCCGGGAAGTCCACCCTGTGCCGCACGATCAATCGGCTCGAACCCATCGATTCGGGCACCATCACCATCGACGGTCAGGAGCTGCCCGCCGAGGGACGCCAACTCGCCGAACTGCGCAGCGACGTCGGGATGGTCTTCCAGTCGTTCAACCTGTTCGCCCACAAGACGATCCTGGACAACGTCGCGCTGGCGCCGACGAAGGTCCGCAAGACCCCGAAGGAGCGGGCCCGCACCGAGGCGATGGCGCTGCTGGAGCGGGTGGGGGTGGCCAATCAGGCCGACAAGTATCCCGCCCAGCTGTCCGGCGGGCAGCAGCAACGGGTGGCGATCGCGCGCTCGTTGGCGATGAATCCCAAGGTGATGCTGTTCGACGAGCCCACCAGTGCGCTGGACCCCGAGATGATCAACGAGGTCCTGGCGGTCATGAGCGCGCTGGCCGACGGCGGGATGACCATGCTGGTCATCACCCACGAGATGGGTTTCGCGCGGCGCGCCGCCGACCGCGTGGTGTTCATGTCCGACGGCGCCATCGTCGAGGACGCCCCACCCGAGGAGTTCTTCTCCCGGCCCAAGACCGACCGCGCCAAGGATTTCCTTGGAAAGATCCTCAACCACTGA
- a CDS encoding glutamate ABC transporter substrate-binding protein, which translates to MPTFRFRRAAAAAIAAVLPLSLAACGGGGDENKIVIGTKFDQPGLAIKNPDGTMSGFDVDVARYVADKLGYTPEQIEWKEAPSGQRETLIQNGQVDYIVATYSITDARKEKVDFAGPYLITGQSLLVRADNTDITGKDSLENNKKLCSVTGSTPAQKIKDEFPGVQLQQYDTYSACVEALKNNAVDALTTDEVILAGYAAQTPGAFKIVGEPFSEERYGVGLELGDDELRGKINDALEQMQADGAWQTAFEENLGPAGIATPTPPAVDRY; encoded by the coding sequence ATGCCCACCTTCCGATTCCGTCGTGCGGCCGCCGCCGCGATCGCCGCGGTGCTCCCGCTGTCGTTGGCCGCGTGCGGTGGCGGCGGTGACGAGAACAAGATCGTCATCGGCACGAAGTTCGACCAGCCGGGTCTGGCCATCAAGAACCCCGACGGCACCATGAGCGGTTTCGACGTCGACGTGGCCCGCTACGTCGCCGACAAGCTGGGCTACACCCCCGAGCAGATCGAGTGGAAGGAAGCCCCCTCCGGCCAACGCGAGACGCTGATCCAGAACGGTCAGGTCGACTACATCGTCGCGACCTACTCGATCACCGACGCGCGCAAGGAGAAGGTCGACTTCGCCGGGCCGTACCTGATCACCGGCCAGAGCCTGCTGGTGCGCGCCGACAACACCGACATCACCGGCAAGGATTCGCTGGAGAACAACAAGAAGCTGTGCTCGGTGACCGGGTCCACCCCGGCGCAGAAGATCAAGGACGAGTTCCCGGGTGTCCAGTTGCAGCAGTACGACACCTACTCCGCGTGCGTCGAGGCGCTGAAGAACAACGCGGTCGACGCCCTGACCACCGACGAGGTGATCCTGGCCGGTTACGCCGCGCAGACCCCGGGGGCGTTCAAGATCGTCGGCGAGCCGTTCTCCGAGGAGCGCTACGGCGTCGGGCTGGAGCTGGGCGACGACGAGTTGCGCGGCAAGATCAACGACGCGCTCGAGCAGATGCAGGCCGACGGCGCCTGGCAGACGGCGTTCGAGGAGAACCTCGGCCCGGCCGGCATCGCCACCCCGACGCCGCCCGCGGTCGATCGGTACTGA
- a CDS encoding amino acid ABC transporter permease produces MEVLTEYHEQILAAFVVTLELTLYSALGALVIGTVLAAMRLAPVPVLNWIGTSYVNVVRNTPLTLILLFCSFGVSQTLGFTLVDADSPTSVADSNFRLAVLGLTLYTASFVCETVRSGVNTVPLGQVEAARSLGLTFGQNLRLILLPQAFRAVIIPLGSVLIALTKNTTIASAIGVAEAALLMKEMIENTAALIAVGTIFAIGFVVLTLPMGLLFGWLGKRMAVAR; encoded by the coding sequence GTGGAGGTCTTGACCGAGTACCACGAACAGATCCTGGCGGCGTTCGTGGTGACCCTCGAGCTGACGCTGTACTCGGCGCTGGGCGCGTTGGTGATCGGCACGGTGCTGGCGGCCATGCGGCTGGCACCGGTGCCGGTGCTCAACTGGATCGGCACCAGCTACGTCAACGTGGTGCGGAACACGCCGCTGACGCTGATCCTGCTGTTCTGTTCGTTCGGGGTCTCGCAGACCTTGGGATTCACGCTGGTCGACGCCGATTCGCCGACGTCGGTCGCCGACAGCAACTTTCGGCTCGCGGTGCTGGGGCTGACGCTCTACACGGCGTCCTTCGTCTGTGAGACCGTCCGCTCCGGGGTGAACACGGTGCCGCTCGGGCAGGTCGAGGCTGCCCGGTCGCTGGGCCTCACCTTCGGTCAGAACCTGCGCCTGATCCTGCTGCCGCAGGCCTTCCGCGCGGTCATCATCCCGCTGGGCTCGGTGCTGATCGCGCTGACCAAGAACACCACGATCGCCTCGGCCATCGGGGTCGCCGAGGCGGCCCTGCTGATGAAGGAGATGATCGAGAACACCGCGGCCCTGATCGCGGTCGGCACCATCTTCGCGATCGGCTTCGTGGTGCTGACGTTGCCGATGGGGCTGCTGTTCGGGTGGCTCGGCAAGCGGATGGCGGTGGCACGGTGA
- a CDS encoding amino acid ABC transporter permease: MITAVTVVVLVLVAWVVYSGLADKGQLTAEKWQPFLTANLWQTYVLPGIQGTLTAAAISIVLALILGLVLGVGRLAPNAVVRWVSSVLVEFFRAVPVLIMMIFAYFLYAQYGLFASKHVALAGVITGLTLYNGAVIAEIVRAGVQALPRGQAEAAASLGMRWGQTMRAILLPQAITSMLPVLISQLVVVLKDTAIGYQITFVEMVRQGTVVGSAYGNYIPALIVIAVLMIAVNFGLSALAVRVERRLRRSRRAPEPMEAEQPAEQPGD; the protein is encoded by the coding sequence ATGATCACCGCCGTCACGGTGGTGGTGTTGGTGCTCGTGGCCTGGGTGGTCTACTCCGGGCTGGCGGACAAGGGCCAGTTGACCGCCGAGAAGTGGCAGCCGTTCCTGACGGCCAACCTGTGGCAGACCTATGTGCTCCCGGGCATCCAGGGCACGCTGACCGCCGCGGCGATCTCGATCGTGCTGGCGCTGATCCTGGGCCTGGTGCTCGGCGTGGGCCGGCTGGCACCGAATGCCGTTGTGCGGTGGGTCAGTTCGGTGCTGGTGGAGTTCTTCCGCGCCGTGCCCGTGCTGATCATGATGATCTTCGCCTACTTCCTGTACGCGCAGTACGGACTGTTCGCCTCCAAGCATGTGGCGTTGGCCGGGGTCATCACCGGCCTCACGCTGTACAACGGCGCGGTGATCGCCGAGATCGTGCGCGCCGGCGTGCAGGCGTTGCCGCGCGGACAGGCCGAGGCGGCGGCCTCGCTGGGCATGCGGTGGGGTCAGACGATGCGCGCGATCCTGCTGCCGCAGGCGATCACGTCGATGCTGCCGGTGCTGATCTCGCAACTGGTGGTGGTGCTCAAGGACACCGCGATCGGCTACCAGATCACCTTCGTGGAGATGGTCCGCCAGGGCACGGTGGTGGGCTCCGCGTACGGCAACTACATTCCCGCGCTCATCGTGATCGCGGTGCTGATGATCGCGGTGAACTTCGGGCTCTCGGCGCTGGCGGTGCGCGTCGAACGCCGACTGCGACGGTCGCGGCGGGCTCCGGAACCGATGGAGGCCGAGCAACCGGCCGAACAGCCCGGCGACTGA